The window TTATTCATAGAAAAAAAAGCAAAAAAGGGCGGAATTCTTTTTCTCGAGGGTGATGAAGGTGAGGAATTATTTCTTATTAAATCAGGTGTCGTGAAAATATATCGCTTGGATGAAGCCAAGGAAATTATTCTAGCTTTGTTTCGTGATGGGGATTTTTTCGGTGAAATGTCCTTGATAGGCAGCGGTCATACTCGGTCCGCAACCGCTGAAACAATGGAGTCTTGTACACTCTATATCCTCAAACGTACGGTATTCACTCAGTTCATGGAGAAGAGCCCTAAACTATGTTTAAAGCTCCTAGAGACCACGATGGGACGACTGCGTCTGGCCAATGATCAAATCTATGACCTTACGTTCTTAGGGGTTCGCTCTCGTATCATGAAGACCATTATCCGTCTATCCGAGCAGCATGGTATCCCTACACCGGAAGGTCTTCTGATTAATGTAAAACTTACACATCAGCAGCTAGCTAACATGGTAGGCACTGTGCGGGAGTCCGTAACCAAGGTGCTGCAAGAGCTCCTCGATGACGAGCTTATACAAATTGATAAAAAGTTAATCACATTAAGAAATGTGGATGCCATTAAGAACGAGATTCGATAAAAAAAGAGAAAACCGAGGAAATTACTCCTCGTTTCTCTCCTGCCACTCTTTCATAATCCGTATAAAAACGTTCGGAAAAGCGTATTGATCGAGCTCTTCCGGGCCTACCCAGCGATAATGAAAAGGGATCCATTCTCCCCCGTGACTTGAGCGGTTCACGTTACTTAGCTTAGCACGGTATACTTTCATTTTCCAAACGATATGACTGAAAATATGTTCAGTATCCATGAACCAATCGGTAGGTTGGATACTGATTTGTTCCTGATCCACAAGGGCTTGACGGAGCTCACTCCTATTAACCTCATCTGAATTCCACCCCTCAGACTTCCAGGCCACATGCGGCAGCTCCCACATACGAGCTAGCAACCCCTCTTGAGGGCGCTGCCTAATCAACCATTTCCCTTCGTTCTCACCCGTACCTTCTATTAATGCCACTGCACGCAGTTCTGGACGCGGGGGTTTGGCTTTCTTTTTGATAGGCAGGGCTTCTTCCATACCAGCTTCCCGCGCGGAGCAATGCGCCA is drawn from Paenibacillus sp. V4I7 and contains these coding sequences:
- a CDS encoding Crp/Fnr family transcriptional regulator — protein: MSPCFKSLSEEDLQTIAPLFIEKKAKKGGILFLEGDEGEELFLIKSGVVKIYRLDEAKEIILALFRDGDFFGEMSLIGSGHTRSATAETMESCTLYILKRTVFTQFMEKSPKLCLKLLETTMGRLRLANDQIYDLTFLGVRSRIMKTIIRLSEQHGIPTPEGLLINVKLTHQQLANMVGTVRESVTKVLQELLDDELIQIDKKLITLRNVDAIKNEIR